The DNA region AAACAAAGCAGTTGTAGATGTTTTCCATTGTGTGTTACTTGCTTCTGTGCTGGCTACAGATTGCTATTGGTCTAATAAACATTGCCCCCTACTATCTATACAACGGCGCCGCTGGTGTAGTGGTATCATGCAAGATTCCCATTCTTGCGAcccgggttcgattcccggGCGGCGCACGTATTTTGCCTCGGTAACTATCAGtgaacattaaaatattaaaatatcgCACCATTGATTGATAAACTGTAATAAATAACGCTGAAATTCTGATTAAACTGCGTTGCATGTTGCCTTGTAGTGTATCTTGCTTGGTTACATTTCCCAGATGTTTCCAGTTGTAATTTCTGTAACGTTTTTTGCACCATCGTCAAATAACCTATTAACATGAAAAGGCTAATGAAAAAACATTATTCTGCTCATCAAAGCTACGCTTCATCGCTGTGTTTGCAGCAATATAACATGAAGACGTGAAGGCTGATCTTTGTGTGTGGGAGAAAGAGCGCTTGATTTTGGCTTCATTTCAGCGCGCAGGTTGACGCTGCTGACGCCGCTCCTCCGCCATCTTCAACTTCCTATTGTTTGCATCAGACTGAGGCTGTCTgcggtgtgtgtgagagcagagtCGGCCGCCGATTTATCATTAAATAGTAGATATAGCCTTTTCGTTCGCGGTTGCTCAAGTTCAGCACAAACCATTTGTATGTCATTGGATTAAAGAGCTCTCAGGACGCGACCACTAAACCTTGATGATGGAGGACGATCAACCCAGAACCTTGTGAGTAACAGCGGGCCCCGTCTATGTCCTGGAATGGGAAGGCTGTGTGTAACTACGGCGCGTCCGAAATGTTTCCACGTTGTTGTTTCAATTAAAAACTGTAAATCCCTGTAATTTAGTTataaattgacatttatttCGCGTAATCGTTTCATGACTACAATAGCAACGgttgtaaatacaaaaatacgTATTGCATTTTTGATTTGAACGTTAagttctgttttatttagtcGTATAAATAGACTAAACCGTAACTCGCCTGAAAATGAAACTGAACGGCTAGCTAATGCTAGTTATCGTTAGCCGAAGATGGAAACGCAGCTAGCCAGTCACTTCTTCCAAAATGCACACGTTTTCATTGAATGATatctttattaatttaaatagtCGTGTTATATTAGCTTAAGACAGACGTTAGCTATGCTCTCAAGGAAGGGGAGTCATTTGTTAGCCGTTAGTTGCCAAGCCATTTAGCATGAGGCCCTTTTCAACCGGCTAGCGTTATCTTTAGCTAGCTGGCAGACAAGCCACGTCAACGCTCGGAGAGACGGCCCGGGACAGCTCCAGTGAACCTCAGCATACTCGAGTTGTCTGTCTACAAATGAGACCATCCCCGTTAATATTTAGTTCACTATCAGTGTTgattttatgtaaatataagGAATTGTTGTGGGTTGTGGCTAGCCCGGTTAACTAGCCTTTGTTTGCAtgccacttcctgtttgacaaAGACTCAATCCCCCATCTCTTTCCTTGTTTGCAGGTATGTTGGGAATCTGTCCAGGGATGTCACCGAGCCCCTCATTCTCCAGGTCTTCACACAGATAGGACCCTGCAAGAGCTGTAAAATGATAGTTGATGTGAgtgttatctatatatattgtttcaCTATAGGAAAAGGCATATAACAGTGGCCTGGTAATGCGgtgctgctgcttctgaaaGTCTCAATCCACTGATGTGCTTGCTGTTGAtattcctctccctctgtattATATCAGGCCTGACACTCCACACTACAGTAGGTGGCTCTTGTCATCTGCAGTGATTAAATTGTCACCCTTGCTGTAGACTTAATATCAGTTTTGCTTTCCCGTTGACAGACGGCTGGAAATGACCCATACTGCTTTGTGGAGTTCTATGACCACAGACATGCTGCTGCCTCATTGGCAGCCATGAATGGAAGGAAAATAATGGGTAAGGTAAGCTATCGTGTCTACAGGGTGAGTGGGGACGGGTGGACTTCGGCTGGCGGGAATTTAGGTTGTGTGccttctaaaaaaaacaaaaactaaaagtagTTTACTTCTAGCCTTTATATTCCATTAATTAGATAGGGTTTTCCAACTAAATGGGGGAATCTGCTGGAACCAGGGTCCAGATCATATCTTGACCATTTCAGAGCAGaacattctctctctgtggatATAATTTGTAACATCATGACCTCCTAAAAACGGATGATATGGAAATATACAATGCCGGTTCAGAGGTGTGTCCTTGTGTGGCTCGAGTGTTTTAAGCAAAGTGAGGTTTGGGTTGAAAGAAATATGACAGAAATATAATTCAGCCAGTGCTCTACTGTCAATAAAGTCTTCAAGACcatgtaaaatgtcaaaacatgaAGCGTGAGAGGAGCTGGATGTCGTTGCGTTTTCTCGATCAATAGagcaaacattaacattttaatctgcaacatttaaaacaccacACGGtctttttaaaagtatattaaaGTGGTGCTTAATAAGATTCTGGATTCAGTGCTAGGACATAAACCGGAATATTAAATGACCTGAGAAACCACTGTAGGTGAGCTACGTGTAATTGGCAACCAACGCAGAGTTGTGTAACTTTCACAGATATCTGCATTTGTTGTTATTGGCTTATGCCTCTTTCTAATGTTTCAACATGCCATTGATGCCCTCTTCGTATCCAGTTATAAAACTGTTgcagtttattttctgttaatcGAGATCTTAAGATTTGATACGAGGTTTTCTTGCACCATGTCACAGgacatataaaggacagaagTTAGTGAGAAGGCACCAACTCACATTAAATTATAGTCTTTAAAGGTGGAGTCTGCGATTCTGGGGAGAGATTGTTGATATTTGAACTGAACACTCGGGCGAATCCTTTTCTCTTAATACATCCATGGCTTCCCCTGCTGGGGTAGTGTTGGTGTCACTCATAATAACTTGGGTTATAGcgctttgtttttctcagagtGCTAACTCTTTCCTGCGGCCGCTCCGTGTGCTCCTAGTATATCTGGTATACAGCGCTTCTCTGCCAGAGAAACGCTGTATGGACTCAGTCTTACAGAAACATTGCGTGCAATAGTccaccttctctttctttctcacacacacacacacacacaccgccacCGCCGTGtcctcaaaaacaacattttctctgcacacacacacctctatgccaaatgtaaaaaatattaaacgTAACATTCGGTATCTGTTATCGGCTTCCCTTTTACAGAGCCAGGGCCGTGTATGAGCAACACGTGTATTTGTATTACACACAACGTGAGGAAATAAAAATGGCAGACTCCACCTTTAAGTTTAAATGATATAGTCTTCGAGTGTAGGCAGCCAGGTTTTACTGTGAGTGATGTAAACATACCCCACCTggcctgttctctctctgcccctctccGCAGGAGGTCAAAGTCAACTGGGCCACGACGCCAACCAGCCAGAAAAAAGACACAAGTAGTAAGTACGAGTGCTCATCAGCAGGGAACATAACCCTTCATGACATAATAAATCTGAGTCTGCAGGTAGTGTCAATGAGCAGGAAAGATaaggaaaatgttttcagtgCATATTTCTTGTCTTGTTCTGACCCAGATGACTTTTCTTTTGTCCTTCCTCGATTAACAAGTCTGATACAAATCAGCACTTCAAGGCGGGATGTCCCACTCCTGGAAAGAGCTTGGAATAGACCAAGTGTTCTAACATACGGAACCGTTTCCCCTCCTTATAGATCACTTTCATGTCTTCGTCGGAGACCTCAGCCCAGAAATAACCACAGAAGACGTCAAAGCTGCCTTCGGTCCATTTGGCAGGATATCGTAAGTTTCTGACGAAGATGATTTAAATCAAAGACCAACGGAAGAAAATGAAAACCGTAGAAATCTTTAGTATTTACGTGATTTTAATGACCTGcataattaaaatgtcttacACTTTCGTTAGCGTGACGCTTTGTGTTGTGCTGCGTGTTGTTaacgtgctgctgctgctccacagaGATGCTCGTGTTGTGAAGGATATGGCTACAGGGAAATCTAAAGGCTATGGCTTCGTGTCTTTCTTCAACAAATGGGTTCGTACGGTCAGATTATTCACTTCAGTGCAGGATCATCATCAAACACGCGCCAGAAgaaccatttctttcttttactaaAACTTTTGGATGTCTTTGAATATTTCTGTGAATCTAAAGGTTCAGCTTCATTAGACTCAATAACCTGATTCTTTCTTTCAGGACGCGGAGAACGCCATTCAGCAGATGGGGGGTCAGTGGTTAGGAGGCAGACAGATTCGAACTAACTGGGCCACAAGAAAGCCCCCCGCCCCAAAGACTACCTATGAAAGTGCGTTGGCATTAAATGCACATGTTTTGCTTGTTTACACAGGATGTTGGATTCATGTATTCACAGTAGAAATGTCTCCGTGTCCCCGGCAGATAACTCCAAGCACCTATCCTTCGATGAAGTAGTGAATCAGTCCAGCCCCAGTAACTGCACCGTGTACTGTGGCGGAGTCAGCACAGGACTGACAGGTaatgaatgataataatactgatGGATTATCAGGTAAATCCAGCCAAGACTTCAAAGAGATGTAATGAATACAGCCAATAAGCTGTTAACTCAAAGACAGAACTACTTCACAAGCCTTGGAGTGTATGGATCCGTTTTCTGTTTCACAACTGAGTGTTGCGTTAGAATAAAGCGTGTTTGGGTATAATTAAGGAGAAACCAACATTCTGTGGGTCCACATGAACTCATCGTCTCTGGAGCCGCTCCAGACTTTAAACTGGATCTCTAGTTTGAGACTTCTGGTTTCGGCTTTGAGAGAAAGGAGCTGACGACAACAATCTGCAGCCGCATCTTAGACACTAACCAAACAACTGTCAACATGAAAGAGACAAACTATCAGCTGGCTACACAGACCATAGTTTGGTGACAGATAAAGTGATGATTAAACATGTCTGCTAAGTTTCTTCTGATTGAGGGTTCGTACTGAACCTGCTGGTGACTTTAACACCACCGACTGACTGTAAGCAACGcgacacatcacacacacatctctgatGTTCCTTCTGTTTGTCCTTCAGAACAACTCATGAGACAGACGTTCTCTCCCTTTGGACAAATCATGGAAATCAGAGTTTTCCCAGACAAAGGTTATTCATTTGTGAGGTACGTGGACGTTTCATGTTgaccttctttcttttctttcaagcAGCGTCACCGTGCGACGCAGTcgtcctgctgctgtttatTCTATTCACATAATCACATAATCGCTTGGGACGTTCACAGGACAATTATTGAGAATcacttttacatgtttacaagcACTAGAGCTGCAACGTTTAGTCGATTCACAGAAAAGGAAATCACCATTTTGACAATCgattaattgtaattatttgtgtgtgtgtgtgtgtgtgtgtgtgtgaactcgTCAGATTAATCTATGATGTATATCGTAATCGTTAGTTTCAGcctgaagaagaagcagcatgGATTTATCCACACGCAGGTTTTATGtaaagtatttatatgtattaaaCGGCCGGTTGGACTCTTGTAGAATGAATTATTTTGGTCTTTGTATTAATATCCATCCTCTCCAGATCTCCAGCAGCGATGATTGCTGAGTGAATATCTCTGAATATCAGCGTGTCGCTCTGTTTCTGTGCAGGTTTAACTCTCATGAGTCAGCAGCTCATGCCATTGTGTCAGTGAACGGCACCTCCATAGAGGGTCATATAGTCAAATGCTACTGGGGTAAAGAGACCCCCGACATGATGAACCCCATGCAGCAGATGCCCATGCCCCAGGTAAGGACATGATACactgtacatatactgtatacactgtacatatattatactgtgcacactgaacacacactgtacagtacatgtagtaataataactttatttgtaaagcacctttcatacaaagtgcttcacagcaaaaacataacaattagtacaagatgagaataagaacatttacagaacaatactCACAGTGTTGaagtacatgagtctgaagcaccattataacaatagcagaattaaaatagtataaaataacattggaattcatgcctagtttccgtatctgtgccgtactgaa from Cottoperca gobio chromosome 9, fCotGob3.1, whole genome shotgun sequence includes:
- the LOC115014058 gene encoding nucleolysin TIA-1-like, which encodes MMEDDQPRTLYVGNLSRDVTEPLILQVFTQIGPCKSCKMIVDTAGNDPYCFVEFYDHRHAAASLAAMNGRKIMGKEVKVNWATTPTSQKKDTSNHFHVFVGDLSPEITTEDVKAAFGPFGRISDARVVKDMATGKSKGYGFVSFFNKWDAENAIQQMGGQWLGGRQIRTNWATRKPPAPKTTYENNSKHLSFDEVVNQSSPSNCTVYCGGVSTGLTEQLMRQTFSPFGQIMEIRVFPDKGYSFVRFNSHESAAHAIVSVNGTSIEGHIVKCYWGKETPDMMNPMQQMPMPQQNKMSFPAAAQPYGQWGQWYGNGPQISQYVPNGWQVPTYGVYGQAWNQQGFNHLPASAGWTGMSAISNGGVMEPTQGLNGSMLANQPGMGAAGYPTH